The following are encoded together in the Methanosarcina flavescens genome:
- a CDS encoding DUF2795 domain-containing protein, with product MEKETKSEFIAELPMGAQKILQSMDFPVKRNEIIAQAKKSGALPDILRELGLLPDKQYNNAEEVAKELHMIYMGVPS from the coding sequence ATGGAAAAAGAGACTAAAAGCGAATTTATTGCCGAACTTCCTATGGGAGCTCAGAAGATATTACAGAGTATGGATTTTCCTGTAAAAAGGAACGAGATTATTGCCCAGGCAAAGAAGAGTGGAGCACTTCCGGACATTCTTCGGGAACTTGGCCTGCTACCGGATAAACAGTATAATAACGCTGAGGAAGTCGCCAAAGAGCTTCATATGATTTATATGGGGGTTCCTTCCTGA
- a CDS encoding transglutaminase-like domain-containing protein, giving the protein MNKMYTESDNLQDYLKKSEVINYDHRLIVEKCLELQKGTGDEISLIKKVYEFVRDEIHHSGDIGAQEVNCTASEVLEAGHGICCAKAHLLAAMLRFFGVPVGFCYQKLSSSRDVNRKFLHGLNAVYLIDLDKWIRLDARGNKPGIDAQFSIHEEKIAKPARKEFGEEDSHIIFADPNPTVVEILKKSNNMEELWMQWDLGLRDLFQD; this is encoded by the coding sequence ATGAATAAGATGTACACTGAAAGCGATAACCTTCAGGACTACCTCAAAAAGAGTGAAGTCATAAACTATGACCACAGGCTGATTGTTGAGAAGTGCCTTGAACTGCAGAAAGGCACAGGCGACGAGATCAGCCTGATTAAAAAGGTTTATGAATTCGTTCGGGATGAGATTCATCACTCAGGCGATATAGGGGCACAGGAAGTTAACTGTACGGCATCAGAGGTTCTGGAGGCGGGTCACGGGATATGCTGTGCTAAAGCTCACCTGCTTGCAGCCATGCTGAGATTTTTCGGGGTTCCTGTCGGATTCTGCTATCAGAAACTTTCCTCAAGTCGCGATGTTAACAGGAAGTTCCTGCACGGCTTAAACGCTGTATATTTGATAGATCTGGACAAATGGATAAGATTGGATGCAAGAGGTAACAAGCCAGGCATAGACGCTCAGTTTTCCATACACGAAGAAAAGATTGCAAAACCAGCCCGCAAAGAGTTTGGGGAAGAAGATAGCCACATAATATTTGCAGACCCTAATCCTACTGTTGTTGAAATATTAAAGAAAAGTAATAACATGGAAGAATTATGGATGCAATGGGATCTTGGGCTGAGAGATTTATTTCAAGATTAA
- a CDS encoding TIM barrel protein, producing MSSKQLLFGTGGIPRSTKGTSSILGIKRIRELGLDCMELEFVQGVRMSENGAKNVLEAAIKEEVALSVHAPYYINLNSYEEEKLKASLERIYQAARIGSLCGAESIVLHAGFYQKSSKKHTFESVSKALKILTKQLQDEGIPAVLRPETMGKRTQFGTLEEVLELSAEIEGVMPCIDFCHLHAREGKENSYQEFTEILSRVEESLGNEGLSNMHMHVSGVEYGINGEKKHLNLKESDFNYPILMKTLKEFNTRGRVIIESPILEQDALMLREIYTEL from the coding sequence ATGTCCTCAAAACAGCTGCTTTTCGGTACCGGAGGGATCCCAAGAAGCACAAAAGGAACAAGCAGCATCTTGGGAATTAAACGGATAAGAGAACTTGGCCTTGACTGTATGGAGCTTGAATTTGTTCAGGGAGTGCGTATGAGCGAAAATGGGGCAAAAAACGTTCTGGAAGCTGCGATAAAAGAAGAAGTAGCCCTGAGTGTCCATGCCCCTTACTACATCAACCTGAACTCTTACGAAGAAGAAAAATTAAAAGCAAGCCTTGAAAGGATCTACCAGGCTGCAAGGATAGGCAGCCTCTGCGGTGCAGAATCCATTGTGCTGCACGCCGGTTTCTATCAGAAAAGCAGCAAAAAACACACCTTTGAGAGTGTCTCAAAAGCCCTGAAAATACTTACCAAGCAGCTTCAGGATGAAGGAATTCCTGCAGTCCTGCGCCCTGAAACTATGGGCAAGCGTACCCAATTTGGAACACTTGAAGAAGTGCTTGAGCTAAGTGCAGAAATCGAAGGAGTTATGCCCTGTATTGATTTTTGCCATTTGCACGCAAGGGAAGGAAAGGAGAACTCCTACCAGGAGTTTACGGAAATCCTCTCCCGGGTCGAGGAAAGCCTCGGAAATGAAGGGCTTTCAAATATGCACATGCATGTCTCAGGCGTGGAATACGGCATCAATGGGGAAAAGAAGCACCTGAACCTCAAAGAATCCGACTTTAATTACCCCATACTTATGAAAACTTTGAAAGAATTCAATACCAGAGGGCGGGTAATAATTGAGAGCCCTATTCTTGAGCAAGACGCACTTATGCTGAGGGAGATTTACACGGAATTATAA
- a CDS encoding phosphopantetheine adenylyltransferase, with amino-acid sequence MPKVAVGGTFQYFHDGHAKLIKKAFEIAGDGKVHIGLSSDDMVSKSHSVDNYKKRRNQLIQFIKKMGFLDDRYEITKLNDPYGPTLEEDFDYIIVSPETYPVALKINRIREEKGKKPLEIVYVEYVLAEDGIPISSTRIAEGEIDRHGKLKKDIKH; translated from the coding sequence ATGCCAAAGGTCGCAGTCGGCGGTACGTTCCAGTATTTTCATGACGGCCACGCCAAACTGATTAAAAAAGCATTTGAGATAGCAGGAGATGGAAAGGTCCACATAGGACTTTCATCGGATGATATGGTGAGTAAAAGCCACAGCGTCGATAATTATAAAAAAAGAAGAAACCAGTTAATTCAATTTATAAAAAAGATGGGGTTTCTGGACGACAGGTATGAGATTACAAAGCTGAATGACCCTTATGGCCCTACACTGGAGGAAGATTTCGACTATATAATTGTCTCTCCTGAAACCTATCCGGTAGCCCTTAAAATCAATCGCATCAGGGAAGAAAAAGGAAAGAAGCCTCTGGAAATCGTATACGTTGAATATGTACTGGCTGAGGATGGAATCCCGATCTCCTCAACACGGATTGCAGAAGGGGAGATTGACAGGCACGGCAAGCTGAAAAAAGACATAAAGCACTGA
- a CDS encoding DUF6326 family protein, whose product MEDWKIKISVLWLFASIAFLAHQILLLMEPGIIENLMAGEAEGQKIVPELILFFAILMLVPMLMAFLSLTLKYSINRRVNIIVGTIFAVIWLVGVVDAVQSAYWGGALMTFSAVVASVLIVWYAWKSKQIT is encoded by the coding sequence TTGGAAGATTGGAAAATAAAGATTTCTGTGCTCTGGCTCTTTGCATCAATTGCCTTTCTGGCTCATCAGATACTGTTGCTTATGGAGCCGGGTATAATAGAAAATCTAATGGCGGGAGAAGCAGAAGGTCAGAAAATAGTGCCTGAGCTGATACTGTTCTTTGCAATCTTGATGCTGGTTCCGATGTTGATGGCTTTCCTATCCCTGACCCTGAAATATTCGATAAATCGCCGGGTAAATATTATTGTGGGCACAATCTTTGCTGTCATCTGGTTAGTTGGCGTAGTTGATGCGGTACAATCTGCATATTGGGGTGGGGCACTAATGACGTTTTCAGCAGTCGTGGCTTCGGTATTGATTGTCTGGTATGCGTGGAAGTCAAAACAGATAACTTGA
- a CDS encoding HepT-like ribonuclease domain-containing protein, with product MKYPEVPWRDMARFRDKVVHGYFGVDLEVVWNTAIDDASSLKPLISKILDETEKRLS from the coding sequence ATTAAGTATCCTGAGGTTCCTTGGAGAGATATGGCCAGATTTCGAGACAAAGTAGTACATGGCTATTTTGGTGTTGATCTTGAGGTTGTTTGGAATACGGCAATTGATGATGCTTCTTCTTTGAAGCCTTTAATATCAAAAATTCTAGATGAAACAGAAAAAAGATTAAGTTAA
- a CDS encoding phosphoglycolate phosphatase, whose amino-acid sequence MKFKAIVADIDGTITCEKRELHLGAVKKIRTLKLPFVLATGNILCYARTTSRLIGLEGAVIAENGGAITVRFDLQGTYEESMEECEKAYSFLSRYFNLTKLDPLYRKTEIALRRDFDLEKARSLLKTQNLDVEMVDTKYAIHIKSKKVNKGVGLKKLANMMGLKARDFVAIGDSANDVEMFEVSGFGIAVGNGDEIIKEAADYVTEATYGDGTIEAIEFLEEKGWI is encoded by the coding sequence ATGAAATTCAAAGCCATTGTTGCCGATATTGACGGGACAATCACCTGCGAGAAAAGGGAACTTCATCTGGGGGCCGTCAAAAAGATCCGCACTCTTAAACTTCCTTTCGTGCTTGCCACAGGGAATATTCTCTGCTATGCAAGGACGACATCAAGGCTTATAGGCCTTGAGGGTGCTGTGATCGCGGAAAATGGTGGAGCTATAACTGTCCGCTTCGATTTGCAGGGTACGTATGAGGAAAGCATGGAAGAATGCGAGAAAGCCTATTCTTTTCTTTCCCGATATTTTAACCTCACCAAACTCGATCCTCTCTACCGAAAAACCGAAATTGCCCTCAGGCGAGACTTTGACCTTGAAAAAGCCCGATCTCTTCTCAAAACCCAGAATCTGGACGTCGAAATGGTTGATACTAAATATGCTATACATATCAAAAGCAAGAAAGTCAACAAAGGTGTTGGTCTTAAGAAACTTGCAAACATGATGGGGCTAAAAGCCAGAGATTTTGTAGCCATAGGGGACTCTGCAAACGACGTAGAGATGTTTGAGGTTTCAGGTTTCGGAATCGCTGTCGGGAACGGGGATGAAATAATAAAGGAAGCCGCAGATTATGTAACAGAAGCTACCTATGGCGACGGAACCATAGAAGCCATCGAATTTCTTGAGGAGAAAGGCTGGATTTAA
- a CDS encoding HD domain-containing protein codes for MKLKQQLGTDYATKLKVIESKAKEIWEKGELYHTYYTLHGMKHSDAVVNILDLLVDGLNPEDKLDEIEIFCLLSAAYLHDVGMQRKYPDDEARIESIFQAKNKPYTIQDLIRDEHHLRSGRYIKENFKTLDLDLYEAECVRLISEGHRKVNLGSDDYESQAIGFKRVRVRLLSSLLRLADELDIDYRRAPETLYEILKEDMPDFSRLQWLKHYYTSGLIIEPVTKEGKRRLSIEINCQYPREDEGRKITEVLILKPIEEKIEELKTIFLEYGLKIDLAYRVKVNADLSEIPEFLYRDDFGQNLKVSIELPRTKGFVSRDDKLNELSDSLNRNIIVIEGIPGIGKTYISAKFAEKLKDRFDVYWYGNLSEVSTLSSVLKKFAYFLKGKNKPRLANSIEHFGYDNDVLIALLKEELNSSNFAIFLDDYHKAEKELNPLLRELLSIDNSKIIVITRHEPKFYNSVDTLENRVTTVQIDSWSPEHTKMMLETRGIETSELVLREIHERLHGHPQYLNLFCILALKDTAEELLRNVPKALKEAHDYLETEVYNSLSSNEKILLQTIAIFRLPETIEAFDSVNEFKDLSETLDELINKLLVNEIGSNTFKVHDIIRDYCLSDPKKKALRRYHENAAKYYLSLSDEPENILEAAYHFEKADLKEKSSKTLIENASNFISKGFWDKIEIQLKSSIKSFQRKNQPNDINLLACAHLTIGTLYDTKGEYDLALKHADQSKLLFNRIKERHNIFNVYTLLSSIHHHKNNNKIATDYTQKCLQIAESQKNDYLKAVAIGNKANLLGYEDDELRMKYFQEALEIFEQYGSLHNIAQTFGNIAILYSRMKKFEKAYECITKSLRIQEERNAIYDIAKVKHSRAFIYLQDPAKSMNYERIVGCLAEVLGIYEKIGHKRGVAETLELIGDIYFKNEKFELAIENYQCALDTYEKINNKAMVAQTLLSIGNIYLKNKDFELAIEIYRRASDLYSSLNQEADRVDVEISLAEVLLLAGSPEEALNEVSKIIVLDDEKNSLNNREKALTLFFATVSSIMLNKVNQSSQFLQKIGSLDNKEFSINWDFSDIESVLIKTGESKQLLLDVISFLKGETNFPIIRLEDVQILGEDKGTKSKVYHPFAGYLTISVTDTDLEKLIKQINQSQIMYFDVPDIMDLERKKALLMLGFLSKKGIYEVQSLEGQEYKINLTKKGSRLLKSVLMPEQQLSPS; via the coding sequence ATGAAATTAAAACAGCAATTAGGTACTGACTACGCCACTAAATTGAAAGTAATTGAAAGCAAAGCAAAAGAAATCTGGGAAAAAGGCGAATTGTACCATACTTATTACACATTACATGGAATGAAACATTCGGATGCAGTTGTAAACATACTCGACCTCTTAGTAGATGGCTTAAATCCTGAAGATAAACTTGACGAAATTGAGATCTTTTGTTTGCTGTCAGCTGCATACTTACATGATGTGGGGATGCAACGTAAATACCCAGATGACGAGGCAAGGATAGAAAGTATTTTTCAAGCAAAAAATAAACCTTACACAATTCAGGATCTAATAAGAGACGAACACCATTTAAGAAGTGGTCGTTACATAAAAGAGAACTTTAAAACTTTAGATCTTGACTTATATGAAGCTGAATGCGTGAGATTAATCTCAGAGGGGCATCGGAAAGTAAACCTTGGTTCAGATGATTATGAAAGTCAGGCTATAGGTTTTAAGAGAGTACGCGTACGTTTACTTTCATCGCTTCTAAGGTTAGCTGATGAGCTTGACATTGATTATAGACGTGCACCTGAAACGTTGTATGAAATCCTAAAAGAAGATATGCCAGACTTTTCCCGGCTTCAATGGCTGAAGCATTATTACACAAGTGGCTTAATTATTGAACCAGTTACCAAAGAAGGCAAAAGAAGACTTTCCATAGAGATTAATTGCCAGTATCCAAGAGAAGATGAAGGACGTAAAATAACTGAAGTACTCATTTTGAAACCAATAGAAGAGAAGATAGAAGAATTGAAAACAATATTCTTAGAATATGGTCTAAAAATCGATCTAGCTTACAGAGTAAAAGTGAATGCAGATTTATCTGAAATTCCTGAATTCCTGTACAGAGATGACTTTGGTCAAAACTTAAAAGTTTCAATCGAACTACCAAGGACTAAAGGGTTTGTTAGTAGAGACGACAAATTAAATGAGTTATCGGACTCACTAAATAGAAATATTATAGTAATTGAAGGAATACCAGGAATTGGAAAAACTTATATTTCAGCTAAATTTGCAGAAAAACTGAAAGACAGATTTGATGTCTATTGGTATGGCAATTTAAGTGAAGTGAGTACTCTAAGTTCTGTTTTAAAAAAGTTTGCATACTTTCTAAAAGGAAAAAATAAGCCAAGACTTGCCAATTCCATAGAACATTTTGGATACGACAATGATGTCTTAATTGCATTGCTTAAAGAGGAATTGAACTCTAGTAACTTCGCCATCTTTCTCGATGATTATCATAAAGCTGAGAAAGAATTAAACCCTTTATTAAGAGAACTATTATCTATTGATAATTCAAAAATCATAGTAATTACCCGTCATGAGCCTAAATTCTATAATTCAGTTGACACTCTTGAGAATAGAGTGACTACGGTACAAATTGATTCATGGAGCCCTGAACATACTAAAATGATGCTAGAAACACGTGGTATAGAAACAAGCGAATTAGTGCTAAGGGAAATTCATGAGAGGCTTCATGGACATCCTCAATACTTAAATCTTTTTTGCATTCTAGCTCTAAAGGATACAGCAGAAGAATTATTGCGAAATGTGCCTAAAGCTCTCAAAGAAGCCCATGATTATCTTGAGACTGAAGTTTACAATTCCTTATCTTCCAATGAAAAAATATTGTTGCAGACAATAGCGATATTTAGACTTCCCGAAACAATAGAAGCATTCGATAGCGTAAATGAATTTAAAGATTTGTCTGAAACACTTGACGAGTTAATTAATAAGTTATTGGTTAATGAAATAGGTTCAAACACTTTTAAAGTACATGATATTATACGCGATTACTGTTTAAGTGATCCTAAAAAGAAAGCGTTAAGAAGATATCATGAAAATGCAGCTAAGTATTACCTTTCTCTAAGTGATGAACCAGAAAACATCTTAGAGGCAGCGTATCATTTTGAGAAAGCAGATTTGAAGGAGAAATCATCTAAAACACTTATAGAAAACGCAAGTAATTTTATTTCGAAAGGATTTTGGGATAAAATAGAAATTCAGCTAAAAAGTTCAATTAAATCTTTTCAAAGAAAAAACCAACCAAATGACATTAATTTACTTGCTTGTGCACATCTAACTATTGGCACTTTATATGACACAAAAGGAGAATATGATCTAGCTTTAAAACATGCTGACCAGTCTAAACTTTTGTTCAACAGAATTAAAGAGAGACATAATATTTTTAATGTATATACATTACTTTCTTCTATACATCATCATAAAAATAATAATAAAATAGCTACTGATTACACTCAAAAGTGCTTACAAATAGCTGAATCCCAAAAAAATGATTATTTGAAGGCTGTTGCAATTGGAAACAAAGCGAATTTACTCGGTTATGAAGACGACGAACTCCGAATGAAATATTTTCAGGAAGCTTTGGAAATCTTTGAACAATATGGTTCATTACATAACATAGCACAAACTTTTGGAAACATTGCAATATTGTACTCTAGAATGAAAAAGTTTGAAAAGGCCTATGAATGCATTACAAAATCTTTAAGAATACAAGAAGAAAGGAACGCTATTTACGATATTGCAAAAGTTAAACATAGCAGGGCTTTTATATATTTACAGGATCCCGCAAAATCCATGAATTATGAAAGAATTGTAGGATGTTTGGCAGAGGTTCTAGGAATATATGAGAAGATTGGTCATAAAAGGGGAGTTGCAGAAACTCTAGAATTAATTGGAGATATATATTTTAAAAATGAAAAATTTGAATTAGCTATCGAAAACTACCAGTGTGCTCTAGACACTTATGAAAAGATAAATAATAAGGCAATGGTTGCACAAACACTCTTATCAATTGGAAATATATATCTAAAAAATAAAGATTTTGAGTTAGCTATAGAAATTTATCGCAGAGCGAGTGATCTTTATTCATCATTAAATCAAGAAGCAGACAGAGTAGACGTAGAAATATCATTAGCAGAGGTACTTTTATTAGCTGGAAGTCCCGAAGAAGCTCTTAATGAAGTTTCCAAAATTATTGTGTTGGATGATGAAAAGAACTCCTTAAACAATAGGGAAAAAGCTCTAACACTTTTTTTCGCAACGGTCTCATCTATTATGTTGAACAAAGTGAATCAATCGTCTCAATTTTTGCAAAAGATTGGAAGTTTAGATAATAAAGAGTTTTCAATAAACTGGGACTTTTCCGATATTGAATCTGTCTTAATTAAAACTGGTGAAAGTAAACAACTACTTTTAGATGTTATATCTTTTTTAAAGGGTGAAACAAATTTTCCTATTATCAGACTTGAGGATGTTCAGATATTGGGAGAGGATAAAGGTACAAAATCTAAAGTTTATCATCCCTTTGCTGGGTATTTGACAATCTCAGTGACCGACACCGACTTAGAAAAACTAATTAAACAAATCAATCAATCTCAAATAATGTACTTTGACGTACCCGATATAATGGATTTAGAACGTAAAAAGGCTTTGCTGATGTTAGGATTTTTGTCGAAGAAGGGGATTTACGAAGTACAATCTTTGGAAGGTCAAGAGTACAAAATAAATTTAACTAAAAAAGGGTCGAGGTTACTAAAATCTGTTTTAATGCCTGAGCAACAATTATCACCATCATGA
- a CDS encoding DUF378 domain-containing protein, which translates to MHEMHNMPDSLYIPSKVLTIIGAINWGFVGLLNFDLVAAIFGKKSFITRLIYTLVGLAGVYLIMKHKKKLAMKKHEEEIKGEKRYSGKQYSWSGIQ; encoded by the coding sequence ATGCATGAGATGCATAATATGCCGGATAGTCTGTATATTCCGTCTAAAGTGCTAACAATAATAGGTGCAATTAACTGGGGATTTGTAGGTCTCCTGAACTTCGATCTGGTAGCGGCTATATTTGGGAAGAAGTCCTTTATCACGCGGCTAATCTACACTCTTGTGGGCCTGGCTGGAGTCTACCTGATAATGAAACACAAGAAAAAGTTAGCTATGAAAAAGCACGAGGAGGAAATAAAGGGCGAGAAACGTTACAGTGGTAAACAGTACAGCTGGAGTGGGATTCAGTAA
- a CDS encoding UPF0228 family protein, which produces MIGYFRGFLQSHYYIITVSEEATNDKNFLNMLYKYDLQLKKFVWCVICFRDGSKNWIPEKDAIRIKNELENNENIFTVRLDYLYYGA; this is translated from the coding sequence ATGATTGGTTATTTCAGAGGATTTCTACAGAGCCATTATTACATAATCACGGTATCTGAAGAAGCTACCAATGATAAAAATTTTCTTAATATGCTATATAAATATGATCTTCAATTGAAAAAGTTTGTCTGGTGCGTAATTTGTTTTAGAGATGGATCTAAGAATTGGATTCCGGAGAAAGATGCAATCAGAATTAAAAATGAGCTTGAAAATAACGAAAATATTTTTACTGTACGTCTTGATTACCTTTATTATGGTGCATAG
- the radA gene encoding DNA repair and recombination protein RadA, giving the protein MSEIALEELPGVGPATAEKLKEAGFNTIEAVAVASPSELATTAEIGESTAAKIINAARQAADIGGFETGDVVLERRKLVGKLTTGCTEFDEMMGGGVETQAITELYGEFGSGKTQLAHQLAVNVQMDREHGGLDGSVIIIDTENTFRPERIAQMVKGLSEKYGMDLDPKEFLQNIHVARAYNSNHQMLLVESATDLANELKEMGKPVRLLIVDSLLAHFRAEYVGRGTLADRQQKLNKHMHSLLRFGDLFNACVVVTNQVMAKPDAFFGDPTRPVGGHVVGHTATFRLYLRKSKGDKRIVRLVDSPNLPEGEAVIAVTTAGLTDQ; this is encoded by the coding sequence ATGAGCGAAATAGCACTCGAAGAGTTGCCCGGAGTTGGCCCTGCAACCGCAGAGAAACTCAAAGAAGCCGGATTTAATACCATTGAAGCAGTGGCTGTAGCTTCTCCTTCTGAACTTGCAACAACAGCTGAAATAGGAGAATCGACGGCTGCAAAAATCATTAATGCTGCAAGACAAGCTGCTGATATTGGGGGCTTTGAGACCGGAGACGTCGTGCTTGAAAGGCGGAAACTTGTAGGCAAGCTGACGACCGGTTGTACGGAATTTGATGAAATGATGGGTGGGGGCGTAGAAACCCAGGCAATTACCGAACTATACGGAGAATTCGGTTCAGGAAAGACTCAACTGGCTCATCAGCTTGCAGTCAATGTCCAGATGGACAGGGAACACGGAGGGCTTGATGGTTCGGTTATTATTATAGACACTGAAAACACTTTCAGGCCTGAAAGAATTGCCCAGATGGTAAAAGGGCTTTCCGAGAAATATGGCATGGATCTTGATCCAAAAGAGTTCCTCCAGAATATCCATGTCGCCAGGGCATACAACTCCAATCACCAGATGCTCCTTGTTGAGTCTGCAACAGACCTGGCAAATGAGCTCAAGGAAATGGGCAAACCCGTTCGCCTGCTGATTGTTGACTCACTTCTGGCTCACTTCAGGGCTGAATACGTAGGGAGGGGAACCCTTGCCGACAGGCAGCAGAAACTCAACAAGCATATGCACAGCCTGCTCCGTTTCGGAGACCTGTTCAATGCCTGTGTGGTCGTAACAAACCAGGTTATGGCAAAACCCGATGCCTTCTTTGGCGACCCCACAAGACCTGTCGGAGGGCACGTTGTAGGGCACACTGCAACCTTCAGGCTCTACCTGCGAAAATCCAAGGGTGATAAAAGAATCGTCCGTCTTGTAGACTCACCAAATCTGCCCGAAGGAGAAGCTGTTATCGCAGTTACGACTGCCGGGCTTACAGACCAGTGA
- a CDS encoding energy-coupling factor ABC transporter ATP-binding protein, with amino-acid sequence MIILETRDLKYTYPDGTVAIQDLNIEIMKGKKIAFVGQNGSGKSTLFLLLNGTLKPSQGEILFHGVPFKYDSKSLREIRKSIGIVFQNSDDQIFAPTVFQDVAFGPSNLGYPKERIDTCVQLALEQVGLSRFKDKPPHHLSGGQKKRVAIAGVMAMEPEVIILDEPLSNLDPVSADEIMDLINEFNHFGSTIIISTHDVDLAYRWSDYVFLLSNSKIIGQGTPAEVFKDSELLKKAGLKQPTTLEIYHEIERRGLAYGRNTPKTIPELVNTLKPLDLMWVEVPPGVREGDNLNLGVMYGEYATQSPYEAINATVLHIHSDGRAIVELKRKGIKAGGVLLYDTESYSLPEIKQILKKGEIAFVGAMGKKSKILAEQDGIRLDVTSGVIDKSILMALCGKRCLILTAGGMVDHALKRIKEYVEKSGIEFKVGVVNREEDCQWLEETEDSPETIKI; translated from the coding sequence TTGTAGGGCAGAACGGCTCCGGTAAGTCCACCCTTTTCCTGCTTCTTAATGGGACCCTTAAGCCGAGCCAGGGTGAAATTCTGTTCCACGGTGTTCCTTTCAAGTATGATTCAAAATCTCTCCGGGAAATTCGGAAATCCATAGGGATAGTCTTTCAGAATTCCGATGACCAGATTTTTGCTCCCACAGTATTTCAGGATGTAGCTTTCGGACCTTCAAACCTCGGTTATCCGAAAGAAAGGATCGACACCTGCGTTCAGCTTGCCCTTGAGCAGGTGGGTCTTTCCAGGTTTAAAGACAAACCTCCTCATCATCTCAGCGGAGGACAGAAGAAAAGGGTCGCGATTGCCGGTGTAATGGCAATGGAACCCGAAGTGATTATCCTTGACGAACCCCTCTCAAATCTTGACCCAGTCAGCGCGGATGAAATCATGGACTTAATTAACGAGTTTAACCACTTTGGGAGCACTATTATTATTTCAACACATGACGTGGACCTGGCATACCGCTGGTCTGATTATGTATTCCTCCTGTCAAATAGCAAAATAATAGGGCAGGGTACCCCGGCAGAAGTTTTCAAAGACTCCGAGCTGCTCAAAAAAGCTGGGCTAAAGCAGCCAACAACCCTTGAGATCTACCACGAGATAGAAAGAAGGGGGCTTGCATACGGCAGGAATACCCCGAAAACCATACCCGAGCTTGTCAATACCTTAAAACCCCTTGACCTGATGTGGGTTGAGGTTCCTCCTGGCGTAAGAGAAGGGGATAACCTGAACCTCGGGGTGATGTATGGAGAATATGCAACCCAGTCGCCTTACGAGGCCATTAACGCTACTGTGCTACATATTCATTCAGACGGAAGGGCTATTGTTGAGTTAAAGCGCAAAGGGATTAAAGCGGGCGGAGTCCTGCTTTACGATACTGAAAGCTATTCCTTGCCTGAAATAAAGCAGATCCTCAAGAAAGGAGAGATTGCCTTCGTCGGAGCTATGGGCAAGAAAAGTAAAATCCTTGCTGAACAGGACGGAATCCGACTGGATGTCACTTCAGGTGTTATAGACAAATCTATCCTTATGGCGCTTTGTGGAAAACGTTGTCTTATTCTTACAGCCGGCGGGATGGTTGACCATGCCCTTAAAAGAATAAAGGAATACGTGGAAAAAAGTGGAATAGAATTTAAGGTTGGAGTTGTTAACAGGGAAGAAGACTGTCAGTGGCTTGAAGAAACCGAAGACAGCCCTGAGACGATAAAGATATAA